A single window of Candidatus Equadaptatus faecalis DNA harbors:
- a CDS encoding PEP-CTERM sorting domain-containing protein (PEP-CTERM proteins occur, often in large numbers, in the proteomes of bacteria that also encode an exosortase, a predicted intramembrane cysteine proteinase. The presence of a PEP-CTERM domain at a protein's C-terminus predicts cleavage within the sorting domain, followed by covalent anchoring to some some component of the (usually Gram-negative) cell surface. Many PEP-CTERM proteins exhibit an unusual sequence composition that includes large numbers of potential glycosylation sites. Expression of one such protein has been shown restore the ability of a bacterium to form floc, a type of biofilm.): MKKTLFALLALATMMPAIAFAEMGNLIVSGNWNFGFGTADIYNNDKVLDNYSFYILVRENTTASLVSSAIQEQTLSEFLADAGQRYEFNETSYDTINCGFYGDSGLSRDISASDTWGISVYQNGDKALFQVREVYDFWVENNDMLAYSDYNIPYTSFKSDSPAVPEPATATLSLLALAGLATRRKRK; this comes from the coding sequence ATGAAAAAGACTTTATTCGCTCTGCTGGCTCTCGCTACGATGATGCCCGCTATAGCCTTCGCCGAAATGGGGAATCTTATCGTTAGCGGGAACTGGAATTTTGGCTTTGGAACAGCTGACATCTATAACAACGATAAAGTTTTAGACAACTATTCCTTCTATATACTTGTGCGAGAGAATACAACTGCTTCCTTGGTTTCCTCCGCAATACAGGAGCAGACACTCTCCGAATTCCTTGCCGATGCAGGGCAACGATACGAATTTAACGAAACAAGCTACGATACCATCAATTGTGGTTTTTACGGCGATTCAGGTTTGTCCCGCGATATTTCCGCCTCAGACACTTGGGGCATTTCAGTTTACCAAAACGGAGACAAGGCTCTGTTTCAGGTGCGTGAAGTCTATGATTTTTGGGTGGAGAATAACGACATGTTAGCGTATTCCGATTATAACATTCCCTACACCTCCTTCAAGTCAGACTCCCCCGCCGTCCCCGAACCCGCCACGGCAACCCTCTCTCTGCTGGCTCTGGCTGGCTTGGCTACCCGCCGTAAGCGCAAGTAA